Proteins found in one Plasmodium chabaudi chabaudi strain AS genome assembly, chromosome: 5 genomic segment:
- a CDS encoding Sec1 family protein, putative translates to MSMNIQEEQKNSAINMLNLNEYSDGLNNSGNMSYYSHDKIWKVLIYDSEGQNILAPLLKIGNLRHHGVTLNLNLHNERNTIPEVNAVYFIGSNKENIDKVIKDMINNMYGSYYINFVSYIDNEILEYFANECVKNNVVSYISKITDRYLKFISLSSSTFSLNMPRCFKILHETDENLIQNVMNKITEGLVSLIVTLGVVPIIRVSSNDSYPSKMIAEKLHKNIYELLNLRSTNNYIFNSKNAQRPLLILADRDIDLSVMVQHSWTYQALIHDVFDIKLNKINLVPSSGSSNTPQGSEKPVTKHYDIDNNDSFFLNNCNKPFPEVANNISECLNEYNEKMKNLNKNDKNANNNDNITGGLMSAMNILPEMAEHKRLLDMHTNILTELIKEIKERELDRFYENEFDFESSNDKVCIQHMNNIFNSAKANNYDKYRAFLCLYLAKRNLNPQTVDQFIQQLNQLNIDTSAIYFIKQLENFKSMNININVNSQLNRTASNGFGNVLSSSTNNASSFKQQFNTYSNIFIDKGFNILQGAKNLLPKRREIKITKLVETLIENKPSTLNDQFIYIDPKNPPNTKMNNLYIKNENIKDCIIFIIGGGNYIEVSALKDLEEKINKKIIYGSTDFVRAENFVQELNETGRALKC, encoded by the coding sequence ATGTCGATGAATATCCAAgaagaacaaaaaaacagCGCAATTAATATGCTGAActtaaatgaatatagtGATGGACTAAATAATAGTGGTAATATGTCATACTATTCTcatgataaaatatggaaagttttaatatatgattCGGAGGgccaaaatatattagcccctttattaaaaattggtAATTTAAGGCACCATGGTGTaacattaaatttaaatttacacAACGAAAGAAATACAATACCAGAAGTGAATGccgtttattttattggaagtaataaagaaaatatagataaagTTATAAAAGATATGATAAACAATATGTATGGAAGTTATTATATCAATTTTGTTTCATATATAGATAATGAAATACTTGAATATTTTGCCAATGAGTgcgtaaaaaataatgtagtttcttatatatcaaaaataacAGATAGAtacttaaaatttattagttTATCTAGTTCtacattttctttaaatatgCCTCGTTGCTTTAAAATACTACATGAAACAGACGAAAatttaatacaaaatgttatgaacaaaataacaGAAGGCCTAGTCTCATTAATAGTCACATTGGGTGTTGTACCTATTATAAGAGTTTCATCAAATGATTCATATCCTTCTAAAATGATTGCAGAAAAGttacacaaaaatatttatgaattattaaatttaagatcgacaaataattatatatttaattcaaaaaatgcaCAAAGACCATTACTAATTTTAGCAGATAGAGATATAGATTTAAGTGTCATGGTTCAACATTCTTGGACATATCAAGCATTAATTCATGATGtttttgatataaaattgaataaaattaatttagtACCGAGTAGTGGGAGTAGTAATACACCACAAGGTTCTGAAAAACCAGTAACGAAGCATTATGatattgataataatgattcattttttttaaacaattgTAATAAACCATTCCCAGAAGttgcaaataatataagtgAATgtttaaatgaatataatgaaaaaatgaaaaacttaaataaaaacgatAAAAATGCCAATaacaatgataatataacagGGGGATTGATGTCCGCTATGAATATCTTACCAGAAATGGCTGAACATAAAAGATTATTAGATAtgcatacaaatatattaaccgaattaattaaagaaataaaagaaagagAACTCGATcgattttatgaaaatgaatttgATTTTGAATCTTCTAACGATAAAGTGTGTATACAgcatatgaataatatattcaattCTGCAAaagcaaataattatgataaatatagagcttttttatgtttatatctAGCTAAAAGAAATTTAAATCCACAAACCGTAGATCAATTTATTCAGCAGTTAAACCaattaaatatagatacatctgctatttattttattaaacaattagaaaattttaaatccatgaatattaatattaatgttAATTCACAATTAAATCGTACAGCTAGTAATGGATTTGGCAATGTTCTTTCGAGCTCTACTAATAATGCCAGTTCCTTTAAACAACAGTTTAATACatatagtaatatatttattgataAAGGATTTAATATACTACAAGGAgctaaaaatttattaccTAAAAGaagagaaataaaaattactaAACTGGTTGAAACGCTTATAGAAAATAAGCCCTCCACATTAAATGatcaatttatttatattgatCCGAAAAATCCACCAAATACTAAAATGAACAActtatatatcaaaaatgaaaatataaaagattgtataatatttattattggtGGTGGAAATTATATAGAAGTTTCAGCATTAAAAGATTtggaagaaaaaataaataaaaaaattatatacggATCTACTGATTTTGTTAGGGCCGAAAACTTTGTTCAAGAACTCAACGAAACAGGAAGAGCTTTAAAATGCTGA